Proteins from a genomic interval of Clostridium sp. 'deep sea':
- a CDS encoding helicase-associated domain-containing protein codes for MIKEGSKMKLTEALQDAGITHWRRMAKYYQLEHLEFAGNRLYQGLYNCLRDPQKVNKIIINLPQLESSLLKAIALTQNIEYYFDYRHWRSYLNYYFDFKLEILVNLQSRGLIYINRKHQYYIPSEIQDILIKIVKDNNLSLTNEGEHYLFTGGEILLKDILRFLDSLNKTKIRITNNNSFYKTDLHKLNNQLQVNETKNEFNIGSKVDFIYKYVINSELAIVNKGEVKLTEKGLNWHEQNPVSAWQHILKYWILKYPVNASTRVANAVLLALLNTVPNYTLTLEQLRNIYQENGGINPVNSKENEWLVKAINELSYLGILYTDINTNLIKVNHQFLKNLNSNNLNWFAETSFITQPNLEILISLHADFKVHWQLACFCEDSGGKEMYHYKITKDSVYNALLRGHKLKNIMQFLKKYSVTEIPHNLIQVLKDWGNKFGKVYILDTLLICCKDKNIAKQLMYTPELATYIHGLINENTIVINRKDHDKLINKLEKLGYMPYQQIFTSDSIPFSTMIEEE; via the coding sequence ATGATTAAAGAAGGTAGTAAAATGAAACTCACAGAGGCGTTGCAAGACGCTGGAATAACTCACTGGCGTAGAATGGCAAAATACTATCAGCTAGAGCATTTAGAGTTTGCTGGTAACAGATTATATCAGGGTTTATATAATTGCCTAAGAGACCCTCAAAAAGTGAATAAAATAATTATTAATCTACCTCAATTGGAGAGTAGCTTATTAAAGGCAATAGCTTTAACTCAAAACATTGAGTATTACTTTGATTACCGCCACTGGAGAAGTTACCTTAATTATTATTTTGACTTTAAGTTAGAAATACTAGTTAACTTACAAAGCAGAGGGTTAATATATATAAACAGAAAACATCAATACTATATACCTAGTGAAATTCAAGATATACTTATTAAAATAGTTAAAGACAACAACCTAAGCTTAACAAATGAAGGCGAGCACTATTTGTTTACTGGAGGAGAAATACTACTTAAAGATATACTAAGGTTTTTGGATAGCCTTAATAAAACCAAAATAAGAATAACAAATAACAATAGTTTTTATAAAACTGATCTTCATAAATTAAACAATCAATTACAAGTAAATGAAACCAAAAATGAATTTAATATAGGAAGCAAAGTAGATTTTATTTATAAATATGTAATTAATAGTGAACTAGCAATTGTTAATAAGGGTGAGGTTAAATTAACTGAAAAGGGACTTAACTGGCATGAACAAAACCCTGTATCAGCATGGCAACATATCTTAAAATATTGGATACTTAAATACCCCGTTAATGCTTCAACTAGGGTAGCTAATGCTGTGCTTTTAGCACTACTTAATACCGTACCTAATTATACCTTAACATTAGAACAGTTAAGAAACATCTATCAAGAAAATGGTGGCATAAACCCTGTAAATAGTAAAGAAAATGAATGGCTCGTAAAGGCTATAAACGAACTAAGTTATTTAGGAATATTGTATACTGATATAAACACAAATTTAATAAAGGTAAATCACCAATTTCTTAAAAACCTAAACAGTAATAATCTAAATTGGTTTGCAGAAACTAGCTTTATAACACAGCCTAATTTAGAGATACTAATATCTTTGCATGCTGATTTTAAAGTTCATTGGCAATTAGCATGTTTTTGTGAAGACTCTGGTGGTAAAGAAATGTATCACTATAAAATTACCAAAGATTCAGTTTATAATGCATTATTAAGAGGCCATAAACTCAAGAATATAATGCAATTTTTAAAAAAATATAGTGTAACAGAAATCCCTCATAATCTAATACAAGTATTAAAGGATTGGGGTAATAAATTTGGTAAAGTTTATATATTAGATACCCTTTTAATTTGTTGTAAAGATAAAAACATTGCCAAACAGCTGATGTACACACCTGAGTTAGCTACTTATATTCACGGTTTAATAAATGAAAATACAATTGTAATTAATCGGAAAGACCATGATAAGTTGATAAATAAACTTGAAAAACTAGGCTATATGCCCTATCAGCAAATATTTACAAGTGATAGTATTCCCTTTAGTACAATGATAGAGGAGGAGTAA
- a CDS encoding DNA repair helicase XPB, producing the protein MYKPTNPLVVQSDRTILLEVKHQLFTEARDFLSSFAELVKSPEYIHSYRITPLSVWNAVAAGMSGKEIIEGLNQYVKFDIPQNIIFEILSYAKRYGQIKLIKKNNDYLLKIEDATVIAEISSHQSVVSYLAERVSSTEIKIQENSRGRLKQALIKIKYPVEDLAGYSYGEPLDICIRQKTLNGKDMQLREYQKQSIAAFYLNGTARGGNGVVVLPCGAGKTVVGMGVMAQTKTYTLIITTGIVAVRQWINELLDKTNLTIDEIGEYTGEKKEIKPVTITTYQILTWRSQKDKKFKHMQLFDEHDWGLIIYDEVHLLPAPVFRATTELQSRRRLGLTATLVREDGCEDDVYSLIGPKRYDAPWSDLERQGYIATARCYEIRISMDDELKLKYAVADKRKKFRIAAENYAKIPIIKRLIAKHSSERILVIGQYISQLKQISKELEAVLITGKTPNWQREEYYQKFRVGEITVLVVSKVANFAIDLPEASVAIQVSGSYGSRQEEAQRLGRLLRPNEEEIQASFYTLVSRDSTEQDFAMNRQLFLTEQGYKYYILEPKDLAVVLNND; encoded by the coding sequence GTGTATAAACCAACAAATCCACTTGTTGTACAGAGTGATAGAACAATCTTACTAGAAGTTAAACATCAGCTATTTACTGAAGCTAGAGATTTTTTAAGTAGCTTTGCAGAGCTTGTTAAAAGTCCAGAGTATATTCATAGCTACAGAATAACACCTTTGTCTGTTTGGAATGCGGTAGCTGCAGGAATGAGTGGTAAAGAAATAATTGAAGGTCTAAACCAATATGTTAAATTTGATATACCCCAAAACATAATTTTTGAGATATTAAGCTATGCAAAAAGATATGGACAAATTAAACTTATAAAAAAAAATAATGACTATCTATTAAAAATAGAAGACGCAACTGTAATAGCAGAAATTAGTAGTCATCAATCTGTGGTAAGTTATTTGGCTGAACGTGTTTCAAGTACTGAAATAAAGATACAAGAAAACTCAAGAGGAAGACTAAAACAAGCCTTAATTAAAATTAAATATCCTGTAGAAGATTTAGCAGGATACTCTTACGGAGAACCTTTAGATATATGTATTCGCCAAAAGACCCTTAATGGCAAGGACATGCAGTTGCGAGAGTACCAAAAACAAAGCATTGCAGCATTTTATCTTAATGGAACTGCCAGAGGTGGCAACGGAGTTGTAGTACTACCTTGTGGGGCTGGCAAAACAGTTGTTGGTATGGGAGTTATGGCCCAAACTAAAACATATACCTTAATAATAACAACTGGAATAGTGGCCGTGAGACAATGGATAAATGAATTGCTAGATAAAACGAACCTAACAATTGATGAAATAGGAGAATATACTGGAGAAAAAAAAGAAATAAAACCAGTAACAATAACCACATATCAAATATTAACCTGGCGCAGTCAAAAAGATAAAAAATTTAAACATATGCAGTTATTTGATGAACATGACTGGGGCCTAATAATATATGATGAGGTGCATTTATTACCGGCACCAGTTTTTAGAGCAACTACAGAGTTACAGTCTAGGAGAAGACTGGGTCTAACAGCTACGTTAGTGCGTGAAGATGGCTGTGAAGACGATGTTTATAGTTTAATAGGTCCTAAAAGATATGATGCACCATGGAGCGATTTAGAGCGCCAAGGATATATAGCTACTGCAAGGTGTTATGAAATAAGAATATCTATGGATGATGAACTCAAACTAAAATATGCAGTTGCTGATAAAAGAAAAAAGTTTAGAATTGCAGCTGAAAACTATGCTAAAATACCTATAATAAAAAGACTAATAGCTAAACATAGCAGTGAGAGAATACTAGTAATTGGACAATATATTAGTCAGCTAAAACAAATTTCAAAAGAGCTTGAGGCAGTACTTATAACTGGTAAAACACCTAATTGGCAAAGAGAAGAATACTACCAGAAGTTTAGAGTTGGAGAAATAACTGTATTAGTTGTATCAAAAGTGGCTAACTTTGCCATAGATTTACCAGAAGCCTCTGTGGCAATACAGGTCTCTGGTTCATATGGATCAAGACAAGAAGAAGCCCAGCGACTGGGTCGACTTTTAAGACCAAATGAAGAAGAGATTCAAGCCTCTTTTTATACCTTAGTAAGCCGTGATAGCACTGAGCAGGATTTTGCCATGAATAGACAACTATTTTTAACTGAGCAGGGCTATAAATACTATATCTTAGAACCCAAAGACTTAGCGGTAGTTTTAAATAATGATTAA
- a CDS encoding zinc ribbon domain-containing protein — MDFLRNVTKDIGKMSGQLVETTKLSAKINSEENKIRKIYTELGEQMYKDFQHGESFKEPYMVMFSDISIIKSNIAQLRKELLDVKGVVLCKNCGQEVKRDVTFCAKCGSRMDETEVKHNINQKNCHQCGAVVAEDSKYCPECGILIKD; from the coding sequence ATGGATTTTTTACGTAATGTAACTAAAGATATTGGTAAAATGTCAGGCCAATTAGTTGAAACAACAAAACTTTCTGCAAAAATAAACAGTGAAGAGAATAAAATTCGTAAGATATATACTGAGTTAGGAGAACAAATGTATAAAGACTTTCAGCATGGAGAGTCGTTTAAAGAACCTTATATGGTAATGTTTTCAGACATTAGTATAATAAAAAGCAATATTGCCCAGCTAAGAAAAGAATTATTAGATGTTAAAGGAGTAGTACTTTGCAAGAACTGTGGGCAAGAAGTAAAAAGAGATGTAACATTTTGTGCCAAGTGTGGCTCACGTATGGATGAAACAGAAGTAAAACATAATATAAACCAAAAAAATTGTCACCAATGTGGAGCTGTAGTGGCAGAAGATAGCAAATATTGTCCAGAATGCGGAATCTTAATAAAAGACTAG
- a CDS encoding TetR/AcrR family transcriptional regulator has protein sequence MPKIIKNIEGKILNAASELFIEQGYEKTDIRQIASKAQIAVGTLYNYYKNKDVLFYAVFEHKLTTTVASIKKAIEKTDDPEQRVYNFLRLMQKELHGNSKQGWKHLYKVFSQKKELLVSHKDVNEEIKKLFKNIETMIQNIYDDYSIKLTGSKIPESISIRMKPTIMMMLFSLTNKLPNEPEENIKYLHNIITCMCRIGRDYE, from the coding sequence ATGCCAAAAATCATTAAAAATATTGAGGGTAAAATATTAAATGCTGCTTCAGAGCTATTTATAGAGCAGGGTTATGAAAAAACTGATATACGTCAAATAGCCAGTAAAGCTCAAATTGCAGTAGGCACTCTTTATAATTACTATAAAAATAAAGATGTGTTGTTTTATGCAGTATTTGAGCATAAACTAACCACAACCGTAGCAAGCATAAAAAAAGCGATAGAAAAAACAGACGACCCAGAGCAGCGTGTGTATAATTTTTTACGTCTCATGCAAAAAGAGTTACATGGCAACTCAAAACAGGGATGGAAACACTTGTATAAAGTCTTTTCTCAGAAAAAAGAACTGTTAGTTTCTCACAAAGATGTAAATGAAGAAATAAAAAAATTATTTAAAAATATAGAGACAATGATCCAGAATATCTACGATGATTATAGTATTAAATTAACAGGCTCAAAAATACCTGAGTCAATAAGTATAAGAATGAAGCCCACTATAATGATGATGTTATTCTCATTAACAAATAAATTACCTAATGAGCCCGAAGAAAATATAAAATACCTTCATAACATTATCACCTGTATGTGCAGAATAGGAAGAGACTATGAATAA